The genomic region CGGCGGTTATTGCAGGATTCCGGGCGGCGGCAAATATCGCCGAAACCCTCGGTGTATCCAAAAAAACAATTGATCAATGGCGAAGTATTGCTGATAATATAAAAAAAGCCCTTGAAAGAAATTTGGTGGATAACGCAAAGGGCATTTTTCTGAGAAGTATACGCACAAAGCTGAATCCATGGGGAAGCGAGCCGTGTGCCGATACGGTGATTATCACCGTAAATCCGAAAGGATACACGAGGGAAGTGTCAGCATTTGACGGCAAAATGGACATAAGCCTTTTGGGAGCGGCGGTTCCGTTCGGAATTTATGAACCGAGGCACCCGGTGATGCGCAATACCGCCGAAAAGGTGGAAAAACTTCTTTACTGCGAAAAGGCCGGAGGAATCTACCGGTATCAGGAAGACGGTTATGCCGGGGGAAACCCGTGGGTTGTTGCAACTCTGTGGCTGGCAATGTACCACATAAGAGCGGGAAATATCGAAAAGGCGAGAGAGTATTTTCACTGGAGTGTGGAATGCGCAACTCCGCTGGGATTTCTTCCCGAACAGGCCGGGAAAAACGACGGAAAACCGTGCTGGGTTATACCCCTTACATGGTCCCATGCCATGTTTGTGCTTGTGCTGAAGGAACTTGCGGAAAAAGGCGGAATAGGGGACATGCAGAGGGGTTAAATAAATAAAGAATAATAACGAAAAGGTGGTTTTGTATTTGTGAAATCAAAAACGAAATTTGTCTGTTCGGAATGCGGCTATGAAACGCGGAAATGGCTGGGCAGATGCCCTTCGTGTCTGCAGTGGAACACTTTTTTGGAGGAGCCCGAATCCGAAACTAAGGGAAATTCGGTTGAAAGAGCTTTGCCGAAAGCAATACCCCTTACCGAAATATCGTGGGAAACCGAACGGAGAATTACCACAGGAATGCAGGAACTGGACAGGGTACTGGGCGGCGGAATTGTTGACGGTTCCCTTGTGCTTGTAGGCGGGGATCCGGGCATAGGAAAGTCCACACTGCTGCTGCAGGTATGCGGAGTACTCTCCCGGAATTCGGGTATGAAAATACTGTACGTTTCGGGTGAGGAATCGGTGAAACAGATAAAAATCAGGGCGGAGAGGCTTTCGGTCAACAGCGAAAATATCCTCATGGTTACCGAAACGTGTTTCGAGAATATAAGCAAATTAATTGAAGAAATAAATCCGCACGTGGTTATTCTTGATTCAATCCAGACCGTTTACAGTGAGCTGCTTTCTTCGGCGCCGGGAAGTGTAAGCCAGGTGAGGGAAGTAACCGGACAACTGATGCGGATTGCCAAGGGCAGGGGCGTAACCGTTTTTATTGTCGGGCATGTTACAAAGGAAGGTGCAATAGCAGGACCAAGGGTACTGGAACACATGGTTGACACCGTTTTATACTTTGAAGGGGAAAGGCATCAGAACTACAGGATTCTCAGGGCCGTGAAAAACCGTTTCGGCTCCACGAATGAAATAGGTTTGTTTGAAATGACGCAATATGGCCTGAAAGAAGTGAATAATCCTTCGGGGTTGTTTCTCGACAGCCGTGCGAAGGATCAGCCCGGTTCGGTTATTGTCGCGAGCCTTGAAGGGACAAGGCCTATGCTGCTTGAAATACAGGCGCTGGTAACCCCGACCGTTTTCGGGATCGCCAGGCGTATGGCCACCGGAATAGACTATAACAGAATGACAATGCTGATGGCCGTTCTGGAAAAGAGAATAGGAATGCCGCTGTATAATCATGATGCCTATGTCAATGTGGTGGGGGGGATACATATTGACGAACCGGCATGTGATCTGGGTGTTGTTGCAAGCATCGCGGGAAGCTTTAAAAATCAGCCTGTGGATCCCGATATTGTCGTGGTTGGAGAAGTCGGGCTGACAGGGGAAGTAAGGCCTGTGAACCAGGCGGACAAAAGAATAATGGAGGCAAAACGGCTCGGGTTCAGAAAATGCCTTGTTCCGTCGGGAAATAAAAGCAGCGCATTGGAGAATATAGACGGAATAGAAATTATTTTTGCTGGTACGGTGGAGGAAGCGCTGGCGTACCTGTTCTGAAAAAAGCCGCCGGACAAGGTTCATACCTCTCCGGCGGCTTTTTAGTCCCCGTTACTGACCGGTAATTCCGGCTATAAGGCCATAGCACGGACCTTTTGGACAGTATTTTAATTTATCGAAAACATTGGCTCATATTTGACAGATTCAATTATTTCCGAAGCCTTGGACACCTGCTCTTCGGTACCTGAGACGGCGATATAACAGCTTCCCTCGGCTCCGCATATTCCACCCGCCGCTGCCAGTCTGGCGCGGGCGCCTGTCAATATCTCAATTGCATCCAGCTCGGTAACGATGTTTCCGGATACGGGCATGAGCCTTGGTCCCTCGGCGTTGGGTGAATTCATGATTTCCGCCAGTTCGTCAATATCACCGCATACTCTCTTTTCAAGACCCACGGGTATATACAGGACTGCTCTTTTACCTATAACTGCGGATAATGCCGCCTGTATCGTTCCGCCTTTCGGGTGACCTATAAGCACTCCTGCTTTTCTTTTGGCAAGATCAACCGCATTTGCGCCTTTGACAATTATGTCGCCCTTATCAAGGTTATCAGCGACATCGAAAATAGTCTTACCCCTGACATAAACTCCTTTTTCAATTATCACGTCGCCGGGAAATTCAGGCTTCTGCCCCTCATTTTTATATCCCGGAGGTAAAGTAATACCGCGGTAAAAACCTTTTGCCGAAAAGTCACCGGCAATACCGGTATGCTCCAGAAGTTCCCGGGCTATATAGCCGTTTGTTGTCCCTGCGATAATTACAACCGTATGTTCCTTTAAAGCCTTTTTTATTTCAGGAATTTGAACAAAGGCTTTCGCAATAAGCCTTTTTCCCGCCGCGGGGGTAAGCAAAAACAATTTTGTAACCGAATTTTCAGTCATCATATCATCCTCACATCATCGCAGACTGTATTTTCCCAAAAGTTTTAATCTCTTTAATTCCTTTAAAATTATATCATATAAATTCAAATCAAGTATATTACACATAGCGGCAAGGTAAAAGAGGTTTCTGCCGATGTCTTTTTCCAGAAGATCGCGGCAATTCTCACACAGAGAACCTGTCAGATGGGTTTTCATATGAGCCTGTATTTCTTCGAGAGAGTCGGCATGCTCGGGTATTTCCTGTTTTTCACCGTTTATCTTTATGCAGCCGCATTGTGTTACCGCTTTTACCAGGGTTCTGGAAATTTTTGCAGATGACTCGATCATTTTTGTCATTGAATCGAGAATGCTTTTGTTTCGGATAAGAAGATCCTGTGAGGTATACTGGAATTCGTCAAGCAAGGTGTTTTCAAGCCTGGTCATATCTCGCGCACCTCTTTTCCCCGCAACATAGAACTTCAAAATTATTATAAATTTTTTCCAGTTCATTTGTCAAACAAAATAAACCAGGCTAATTGGTATTTTCATCGCAAAATGAAACAGAAAATGCCATAATTTTTTTATTTGATGTCTTGGATATGAATTGCAATATCGGAAGTTTTTACGGTAAAATCTTTCCTGTTTCGTGTTTTGACAACTGAGCTTCCTTGTAGTATACTAAAAATTAGCCCTTTAAATCTTAAAATGGCATGGAAAGCTTTTATATGGTTCTCCTGACTGTGTTATATGCTTGGCCTGTTTTGTATGTCCCCCTTTTTAGTTAACTTTGCGTTTGCGAGGTAAAAAAGGAACAGCGTATGTGATTGGATGTGCTGAAGTAACATGCCAGGTGTGACCGGAACGAGAACAGCTGACACTGTCAAAACAACCAAACGGGCAGCTTGGAATACACAGACGCAGTAAACATGGAGACTAAATATTTAGAAAACATGAAAAATGGAGAATTGGGTGTCAGGAGTCGGTCTTGTAATGATGGAGAAATCTCTTAAGTATGCATTTGCTATAGTTGGGGGAATAACCGGTTATACAGTTACACGCTTTGCTTTTTTAAGTATGGGATTGAATCCGTACTCGTTTTCAGGGATATGTGTCATTGTAATTGTTGCTGTTGCATTTGGTATCCTGATGCTTGTAATCGGGGCGAAAACGGTAAGTTTTGCGGTCATAGCGGTGGAAAAGGCAGAAAAAGTTTTAATGTCCCTTACACTGTATGAACTTATGATTTGTGCAGGTGGGCTGATTGCCGGCCTTATTGTTGCAAATCTTTTGTCGGTTGCATTTATGAAAATTCAGGTTATAGGAATTCCGCTTACAATAATTACAAACATTCTGTTTGGAAGTCTCGGGGTTTTTCTTGCCTTGTCAAAAAGAAACGAAAACATACTGGAGAACAAAAAATTGCAGGGTTTCAGGCGTAAAATTCTCGATACAAGCGTTATTATAGACGGAAGGATCCTGGATGTATGCCGTACAGGGTTTATTGAAGGAGAGCTTATTATACCTGATTTTGTGCTTGAAGAACTGAAACGCTTGGCTGATTCCCATGATGATCTAATAAGGACGAAAGGCCGACGGGGGCTGGATGTTCTGAATCTAATGAAAAATGAAAACCGTGTTCCTGTGAAAATATTTAAAACAAAGTATGATGTGTCCATAGGCGTGGATGGACGGCTGATGCAGTTTGCAAAAGACGAAAAGGCGTGCATTATTACCAATGACTATAATTTAAACAAAGTAGCGTCAATATCAGGCATTTCAATACTGAATATCAATGATCTTTCCAGTGCTTTGAAGCCGCTTGCGGTATCCGGTGAAGAAATGAGAGTAAAAATTGTAAAGGAAGGAAAGGAAAACGGACAGGGAGTTGGGTACCTGGAAGACGGTACAATGGTTGTGGTGGAAGGCGCGTGCAAATATAAGGGCTGTGAAGTTGACGTAATAGTTACAAGCGTGCTTCAGACATCGGCAGGAAGAATGATATTTGCAAAATTTAAGTCGGCTAATCTGTCAATGGCTAAATGAGGGAGTAACGCAATATTTATGAGCAATGTATATAAGGTTTCGGCAATAATTTTGGCTGCGGGGAAAGGAAGCCGGATGAAGACCGGTATAAACAAGCAGTACCTTTCGCTTGGCGGAAAACCCGTTCTGGCGCATACAATAGAAGTTTTCGATAGGGCTGAATGCATCTCTGAAATAATCGTTGTTATTAATAAGAATGACAACGAGATTTTTATCAACTCCGTTCTTAAACCGTATGATTTCAAAAAAATAACCGCCGTGGCTGAAGGCGGTGAAGACAGGCAGGCATCGGTTTTTAACGGCCTTCGTCTGGTATGCCCGTCAGCGGATATTGTCGTGGTGCATGACGGTGCGAGACCTCTGGTTACAACCGATATCATACAACGATCGGTGGAGGCTGCGCTTGAAACCGGTGCGGCCTGTGTGGGTGTACCTGTTAAGGATACGATAAAAAAGGTTGATAAAGAGCTTAATGTGGAATATACTCCTGACCGTTCGGAATTATGGGCCATACAGACACCTCAGACCTTCCGCAGGAGGATTCTTTTCGATGCCCATGAAAAGGCAAACCGTGACGGTTTTCGCGGTACCGACGATTCGGTTCTTGCCGAAAGGCTGGGGTATCGGGTGCGTATGGTCATGGGCAGTTACACAAATATAAAAATTACCACGATTGAAGATCTGGCCTTTGCCGAAACCCTGTTAAAGAACTTCCTCCATCGCGGAGATTAATTTTCTGTTTTGCTCATGTGTACCGACGGTTATTCTGACCCAGTTGTCCATAAACGGACGGATTATTACTCCTTTGTTAAGAAGTTTTTTAAATAATTCCTGCGAGGGCAGTTTGGTTTCCACCCATACGAAATTGGCGCGGGATTTGACATAACGGAGGTTTAGCCTGTCAAAAGCATTGTACAGGAACTCAAGTCCTTTTTTTGTTTCATTTACGGTATTCCGGACAAAATCTTCATCATCGAGCGCGGCAACGGCTGCCACCTGGGCAAGAGTGTTTACATTGAACGGTGGGCGGATACGGTTAAGGAAAGAAACAATTTCGGCAGAAGCAATTCCGTAACCAACTCTTAACGATGCAAGACCATATGCTTTTGAGAAGGTGCGCAGGATTATTAAATTCGGATATTTTTCAAGCAAAGGCACCGTTTCGGGATAATCCTCCCCCCTTGCATATTCATAATAGGCTTCGTCAAGCACTACCACTACGTTTTCGGGCACCGCTTCCAGAAAGTCATTCAGTTGCTGTGCTGTAACTATCGTACCGGTAGGATTGTTAGGATTACATATCCATATAATTCTTGTTTTATCGGTAATGGCATTTTTCATTGCTTCAAGATCATGGGTATAATCCTTTAACGGAATTATTACCGATTTCCCGCCCGAAACCTTTACGGCGGTGTCGTACCATACGAATGAAGGGGAGGCAAATATTGATTCATCGCCAGGATTTAAGAAAATCTGTGCTATGAGCGTTATGATTTCATTGGAACCAGCACCGAAAACAAACTGTTCGGGCTTCAGACCGTATTTTTCAGCAAGCTTTTCTCTCAGAACGGTTGCATTCCCATCAGGGTACAAAGGAATGTCTGAAAAAGCTTCTTTCAGTGCTTTGTCAACCTTCGGCGAAAACCCATACGGATTTTCATTGGAAGCAAGCTTAACAACCTCAGTAAGCCCCAATTCTCTCTGTACATCGCTTATGGGTTTCCCCGGAACGTACGGGGCAATATCCTTTAAAACATCCCTGAAAGGCAAAGACATATATATCATCCTCTCTAAAAATTGTTTTTTGACCGGCTGGCAAAATATGATATTTAAAATTATATTATATTTTATTTGAAAAAACAGGGCCAGACAAGTGAAAGACGAAACAAACCACAATTTTACCGACAAAAAACTATGGGGCAATTCCGGAATAATTAATTAAATTGATTTAATATATTATCAGTAAATGCTGGAATTTATTTGAAACTGTTTGTTGCAATATTATTAAAAAATTTGGTTTTATATATAAATAAACTGTGAAGTTTGATATAATACATTTGTAGGGTTTGCCAGTTTTAAGCGATTTGTTTTTTTACCTCGGTCATACCTGGAATTATAATGGGGTGTATTTTGTTCCCCGTTGTATGAAATAGAAATCCAGCCTGTTGGTACAGGCTAAAATAAAGGGGGAATTGGTATGAAGGAGTACAGCGTAGACAAAATACGCAATGTTTGCCTGCTTGGCCATGGAGGGGTGGGCAAGACAACACTTGCCGAATCAATGCTTTTCACAGCAAAGGCAAGCGACAGGTTCGGAAGTGTTGTCAGCGGAAATACCGTTATGGATTATGATCCTGAGGAAATCAAGCGGAAGATAAGCACCAATACGGCGCTGGCACCTTTGGAATGGCAGGGACATAAAATTAATATTATTGACACACCGGGTTATTTTGATTTTGTCGGTGAAATGAAACAGGGAATACGCGTAGCGGACGGTGTTATCATTCTTGTAGCAGCAAAGGACGGCGTTCAGGTTGGAACCGAAAAAGCATGGGATGAAGCCACATCACTGAAACTCTCAAAAATGTTTTTTATCAGCAAGATAGACGAAGAGCATGCAGACTATTTCAAAGTCTTTGACCAGTTGCAGGAGAAATTCGGAAAAAACGTTATCGCCTATGAAATTCCCATTATGGAAAACGGAGTTTTTGCAGGGATTGTAAATATCCCGACAATGAAAGCATATCGCTTTAAAGGCAACGACATGGTTGAATCAGAAATACCTTCTTCAATGTCGGATATTATTGAGAAATACCGTGAGGATGTTTTAGAAGCCGTAGCCGAAAGCGATGAGGAACTTCTTGAAAAATACTTTGCCGGAGAAACCTTTACCGAGGAGGAAATAATGAGAGGTTTGCAAGCCGGCATTAAATCAGGGGATATTTCTCCCGTATTTTGCGGCTCGGCCGTTAATCAAACCGGAATAAAATCACTACTGGATGCAGTAGTTAATTATATACCGGCTTTCTGTGAAAAAGGAAAAATAACGGGTAAAAAACCCAACAGTGATGAAATTATAGAGCTTTCTCCAGAGCCAAATGAAACCCTGTCAGCATTAGTTTTCAAAACAATAGTTGACCCCTTCGTAGGAAAGATTTCATATGTCAAAGTCATGTCAGGTGTTCTGAATTCAGATTCCACGGTTTACAACGTAAAAAAAGACAAAATGGAAAAAATTGGTCAGTTGTTTATACTCAAAGGCAAACAGCAGATTAATACCAATCGTCTGATTACGGGAGATATAGGAGCGGTCGCAAAACTGACGGTCACAGGAACCAATGACACTTTGTGTACGAAGGAAAAGCCCGTGATATTGCCCGAAATCGTATTCCCGACCCCGATGCTTTCGATGGCGGTGAAGCCGAAAACGAAGGGCGACGAAGAAAAAATCAGTGCCGGTCTTACACGTCTTATGGAAGAGGATCCTACGTTCAGGGTTGAGCAAAATCAGGAAACAAAACAAACTATCATTTCAGGTATAGGCGATCAGCATCTCGATTTAATCTTAAGCAAGCTGAAAACCAAATTCAAAGTTGAGGTTGATCTTGTCAAACCCAAGATAGCATATCGCGAAACCATCCGAAAGAAAGTCAAAGTTGAAGGCAAGCACAAGAAACAGACCGGAGGCCACGGCCAGTATGCAGACGTGTGGATTGAATTTGAACCCGGTCCGACCGAAGATTTGGTGTTTGAAGAAAAAATATTCGGAGGTGCCGTGCCGAAACAATTCTTCCCCGCTGTGGAAAAAGGGCTGAGAGAAAGCATGCAGAAAGGCGTGCTTGCAGGTTACCCCGTTGTAAACTTAAAAGCAACGCTGGTTGACGGCAAGTACCACCCTGTGGATTCATCTGAAATGGCTTTTAAAATTGCAGCAAACCTTGCGTATAAGGAAGGACTCCCCCAGGCAGATCCTGTACTTCTGGAACCCATTTCCCATGTTGAGGTTATAGTCCCCGACGCTTATATGGGTGATGTAATAGGGGATTTAAACAAGCGCAGAGGGCGTATCCTCGGTATGAACCCGTATCATGGGGGCATGCAACTTGTTATAGCTGAAGTACCCGAGGCCGAAATGTTTGGATATGCTACAGATTTGAGATCCATAACTCAGGACAGAGGTACGTTTACAATGAGGTTTGAAAGGTATGAGGAAGTTCCCGCCAATGTGGCCGAAAAGATTATTGAAGAGGCCAAAAAGGAAAGGGAAGCCGAGGGATAAATATAACTTTATACAGAGAAAGGATACAAAAAGTTGCAAAAAAGAGCTGTGGCAGTTTGTATGCCGCGGCTCTTTTTGCAGTCTGACAATAATGAAGAATGCGGAATACCGCTTATTCCGGATCAGCGGTTAAGTAATGGTTGTGCCAGGGTGCCTGAAAGAACGGATCCGGTGGTGACGGAGTCATGTACGCTACACAAACCCTTGAAATAATAGATCTGATAAAGTATAATAATAGTCAGAGAAAGTCAAAGATTATAAAGTGGGTGATGTTATGGCGCGATTAAGTGATTTAATAGAAGATTTTATAAAAGAAATGATGGATGCGATGGACGGTGTTGTGGAGATTCAGAGAAATGAGCTTGCAAGCCGTTTTAATTGCGTTCCTTCACAGATAAATTATGTCATATCCACCCGTTTTACTGCCGATAAAGGATATTATGTCGAAAGCAGGAGGGGCGGTGGAGGGTATATCACGATAAGAAGGCTGAATACCGACTCTGCAAGGGACTACCTTATGCATATCATACCTTCGATAGGTGATAAACTCACCCAGCATACCTGTGAAATATTTATTAAGAATTTTGTGGATTATGAGATAATAAACGAGCAGGAGGCAAAACTGATGAAGGCCGCCACGTCCGACAAGGCATTGGCCGGTGTTTCTCCTGAATTAAGGGACGAGGTGAGAACAAATATTCTGAAAAATATGCTAATGGCTTTGGTAATATAATGTAAGGAAACGGTTTTATGGTACATTGACCATGGAATGGGTAAAATATAGTGAGTGGATTGAATGCGAAGGGAGGGTTCGGGTGATGTTGTGCCAGCTTTGCAAAATGAGAGAAGCGACGGTACACTTTACCAGAATAGTAAACCAGCAAAAAGTGGAAATGTACCTGTGCGAACAATGCGCAAGAGAAAACAGCGATCTTAAGATAAACATCAATAAACTGTTTTCGGCAATGCTGGGATTAGATGAACCTGAGATTGAAGACGCACCGTTTACCACGCTCAGATGCGGCTTTTGCGGAATGACAATTGAGGAGTTTAACAGGACCGGACTGCTTGGATGCGCAAAATGCTATGATGTATTCCGCGACAGTATCCAGATCATGCTTAAGAGAATTCACGGCAACGTGAAGCATCATGGAAAAATACCGAAGAAAATATCCGGAAGAGTCAGGGATGAATATAATCTGCGCAGCCTGAAAGAAGAGCTTCAGAGATGCATAGAGAGGGAAGAATATGAGAAAGCCGCTCAGATCCGTGACAAGATAAAGGCTCTGGAGAACAACCTGCAGAAAAAAGAGGGGTGATAGCATGGATAAATGGTATATAGACAAGGGCCCTGATTCGGACGTGATTATAAGCAGCAGGGTAAGGCTGGCCAGGAATTTCAAAAAGTATCCCTTCCCGCACAAAACCACGCCCGAACAGCAGAGGCAGATTATAGAGGAAACCAAAAACGCCCTTTTCAGCGGAAACCGGACAATGAGCGAGAATTTCAGCTATATTGACTTTACAAATCTTGATTCCGTTGAAAAAGCTGTTCTTGTTGAAAAACATATTGTAAGCAAGGAACTTCTGGAGACCAACCGTATCTGCGGTGTTCTTCTGAGCAAGGACGAACGTATTTCAATAATGATTAACGAGGAGGATCATCTGCGAATTCAGTGCCTTGCCACAGGTCTGCAGCTTTCGGAAGCGTGGGAGACCTGTACCAACATTGACGATTTACTTTCTGAATCAATAGACTTTTCGTGGGACGAGAATATAGGTTATTTAACCAGCTGCCCGACCAATATCGGAACGGCTATAAGAGCATCGGTAATGATGCATCTGCCGGCGCTCACAATGACAGGGTATATAAAGCCTGTCCTTGAGGCTTTGGGAAAACTGGGAATGGCAGTAAGAGGCATGTACGGTGAAAACACCGAGGCTTCAGGCAACATGTTCCAGCTTTCGAACCAAATAACGCTTGGAAAAAGTGAGGAAGATATATTACTAAGTATTAAAAACATTACTTCGCAAATCATAGAACAGGAGAGATCTTTAAGACAGCATCTTCTTACTCAGAATAAATACCAGCTGGAGGACAAAATTTTCCGCTCTTACGGAATTCTTAAAAATTCCAGGATTATCAGCACCGACGAATGTTTAAGGCGACTTTCGGATCTCAGGCTGGGTGTTGATATGGGTATTATTGACGGTATCAGCATTGAAAACATTAACGAACTGATGCTTATGGTACAGCCGGGTAACCTTCAGAAGAGGGAAGGCAGAATTCTGGATGCGAATGAGCGGGACATAGTTCGTGCAAAGCTTGTAAGAGACATGTTGAACAAACAGAAAAATTACTGAGGTGATGGTATGATTTACGGAAGATTTACCCAGAGAGCCGCACAGGCATTAAATCTGGCAAGGGAATGCTCCAACAGCCTTGGGCATAATTATATAGGAACCGAGCATATACTTTGGGGACTTGTCAAGGAAGGCGGAGGAATAGCGGCGAACGTGCTGATTTCCAACGGCGTAACCGCCGACAGGGTGCTGGAAAAGATTTTGTCCATTGTCGGCAGAGGTGACGGAAGCCTTCCGATAACCGGATATACCCCAAGAACAAAAAGGGTTATGGAGCTGGCATATGCTGAAACCAGAAGGATGGGGCAGAATTTCATAGGTACCGAGCATATAATGCTGGCCATTCTCCGTGAAGGTGAAAGCGTAGCCGTTCGCATACTTATGGAACTGGGGGTTGACATAAACAAACTTTACGACAGCCTTATTACGATGCTTCAGGAAGACACTCCGGCGGCGGTTGTGGCCAATAAGCCGAGGGCCGAGGAAATTCAGACCCCCACTCTTGATCAGTTTGGGCGGGATCTTACAGCAATGGCAAGAGAGGGTAAGATAGATCCCGTTATAGGAAGGGATAAGGAAATAGAACGTATAATCCAGATTCTTAGCAGGCGTACAAAAAACAATCCGTGCCTGATTGGCGAGCCCGGCGTAGGTAAAACGGCCATATGCGAAGGCCTGGCTCAGAAAATCATAGAAGGCAACATCCCCGAAATACTTAAAGGCAAAAGAGTTGTCGCTTTGGATTTGTCATCGATGGTGGCGGGTGCAAAGTACCGCGGCGAGTTT from Thermoclostridium stercorarium subsp. stercorarium DSM 8532 harbors:
- the hisC gene encoding histidinol-phosphate transaminase is translated as MSLPFRDVLKDIAPYVPGKPISDVQRELGLTEVVKLASNENPYGFSPKVDKALKEAFSDIPLYPDGNATVLREKLAEKYGLKPEQFVFGAGSNEIITLIAQIFLNPGDESIFASPSFVWYDTAVKVSGGKSVIIPLKDYTHDLEAMKNAITDKTRIIWICNPNNPTGTIVTAQQLNDFLEAVPENVVVVLDEAYYEYARGEDYPETVPLLEKYPNLIILRTFSKAYGLASLRVGYGIASAEIVSFLNRIRPPFNVNTLAQVAAVAALDDEDFVRNTVNETKKGLEFLYNAFDRLNLRYVKSRANFVWVETKLPSQELFKKLLNKGVIIRPFMDNWVRITVGTHEQNRKLISAMEEVL
- a CDS encoding PIN/TRAM domain-containing protein; the encoded protein is MENWVSGVGLVMMEKSLKYAFAIVGGITGYTVTRFAFLSMGLNPYSFSGICVIVIVAVAFGILMLVIGAKTVSFAVIAVEKAEKVLMSLTLYELMICAGGLIAGLIVANLLSVAFMKIQVIGIPLTIITNILFGSLGVFLALSKRNENILENKKLQGFRRKILDTSVIIDGRILDVCRTGFIEGELIIPDFVLEELKRLADSHDDLIRTKGRRGLDVLNLMKNENRVPVKIFKTKYDVSIGVDGRLMQFAKDEKACIITNDYNLNKVASISGISILNINDLSSALKPLAVSGEEMRVKIVKEGKENGQGVGYLEDGTMVVVEGACKYKGCEVDVIVTSVLQTSAGRMIFAKFKSANLSMAK
- the fusA gene encoding elongation factor G, which codes for MKEYSVDKIRNVCLLGHGGVGKTTLAESMLFTAKASDRFGSVVSGNTVMDYDPEEIKRKISTNTALAPLEWQGHKINIIDTPGYFDFVGEMKQGIRVADGVIILVAAKDGVQVGTEKAWDEATSLKLSKMFFISKIDEEHADYFKVFDQLQEKFGKNVIAYEIPIMENGVFAGIVNIPTMKAYRFKGNDMVESEIPSSMSDIIEKYREDVLEAVAESDEELLEKYFAGETFTEEEIMRGLQAGIKSGDISPVFCGSAVNQTGIKSLLDAVVNYIPAFCEKGKITGKKPNSDEIIELSPEPNETLSALVFKTIVDPFVGKISYVKVMSGVLNSDSTVYNVKKDKMEKIGQLFILKGKQQINTNRLITGDIGAVAKLTVTGTNDTLCTKEKPVILPEIVFPTPMLSMAVKPKTKGDEEKISAGLTRLMEEDPTFRVEQNQETKQTIISGIGDQHLDLILSKLKTKFKVEVDLVKPKIAYRETIRKKVKVEGKHKKQTGGHGQYADVWIEFEPGPTEDLVFEEKIFGGAVPKQFFPAVEKGLRESMQKGVLAGYPVVNLKATLVDGKYHPVDSSEMAFKIAANLAYKEGLPQADPVLLEPISHVEVIVPDAYMGDVIGDLNKRRGRILGMNPYHGGMQLVIAEVPEAEMFGYATDLRSITQDRGTFTMRFERYEEVPANVAEKIIEEAKKEREAEG
- the ispD gene encoding 2-C-methyl-D-erythritol 4-phosphate cytidylyltransferase; this encodes MSNVYKVSAIILAAGKGSRMKTGINKQYLSLGGKPVLAHTIEVFDRAECISEIIVVINKNDNEIFINSVLKPYDFKKITAVAEGGEDRQASVFNGLRLVCPSADIVVVHDGARPLVTTDIIQRSVEAALETGAACVGVPVKDTIKKVDKELNVEYTPDRSELWAIQTPQTFRRRILFDAHEKANRDGFRGTDDSVLAERLGYRVRMVMGSYTNIKITTIEDLAFAETLLKNFLHRGD
- a CDS encoding UvrB/UvrC motif-containing protein, producing the protein MEWVKYSEWIECEGRVRVMLCQLCKMREATVHFTRIVNQQKVEMYLCEQCARENSDLKININKLFSAMLGLDEPEIEDAPFTTLRCGFCGMTIEEFNRTGLLGCAKCYDVFRDSIQIMLKRIHGNVKHHGKIPKKISGRVRDEYNLRSLKEELQRCIEREEYEKAAQIRDKIKALENNLQKKEG
- a CDS encoding protein arginine kinase — its product is MDKWYIDKGPDSDVIISSRVRLARNFKKYPFPHKTTPEQQRQIIEETKNALFSGNRTMSENFSYIDFTNLDSVEKAVLVEKHIVSKELLETNRICGVLLSKDERISIMINEEDHLRIQCLATGLQLSEAWETCTNIDDLLSESIDFSWDENIGYLTSCPTNIGTAIRASVMMHLPALTMTGYIKPVLEALGKLGMAVRGMYGENTEASGNMFQLSNQITLGKSEEDILLSIKNITSQIIEQERSLRQHLLTQNKYQLEDKIFRSYGILKNSRIISTDECLRRLSDLRLGVDMGIIDGISIENINELMLMVQPGNLQKREGRILDANERDIVRAKLVRDMLNKQKNY
- the radA gene encoding DNA repair protein RadA, whose protein sequence is MKSKTKFVCSECGYETRKWLGRCPSCLQWNTFLEEPESETKGNSVERALPKAIPLTEISWETERRITTGMQELDRVLGGGIVDGSLVLVGGDPGIGKSTLLLQVCGVLSRNSGMKILYVSGEESVKQIKIRAERLSVNSENILMVTETCFENISKLIEEINPHVVILDSIQTVYSELLSSAPGSVSQVREVTGQLMRIAKGRGVTVFIVGHVTKEGAIAGPRVLEHMVDTVLYFEGERHQNYRILRAVKNRFGSTNEIGLFEMTQYGLKEVNNPSGLFLDSRAKDQPGSVIVASLEGTRPMLLEIQALVTPTVFGIARRMATGIDYNRMTMLMAVLEKRIGMPLYNHDAYVNVVGGIHIDEPACDLGVVASIAGSFKNQPVDPDIVVVGEVGLTGEVRPVNQADKRIMEAKRLGFRKCLVPSGNKSSALENIDGIEIIFAGTVEEALAYLF
- a CDS encoding CtsR family transcriptional regulator; the encoded protein is MARLSDLIEDFIKEMMDAMDGVVEIQRNELASRFNCVPSQINYVISTRFTADKGYYVESRRGGGGYITIRRLNTDSARDYLMHIIPSIGDKLTQHTCEIFIKNFVDYEIINEQEAKLMKAATSDKALAGVSPELRDEVRTNILKNMLMALVI